One stretch of Filifactor alocis ATCC 35896 DNA includes these proteins:
- a CDS encoding TRAP transporter permease, which translates to MKNKQEEKKNLTEQAISDEINQEELLMMLDKESAYRRLTGFWDKFIVGILICFTSFQIYTAVTGTFPAQLQRMIHLGFVICLAYLLYPATKKGRRDKIFILDYVFAGVFFGIVMYYLLNYNALINRSGAYNTTDIIVGAIGVVLVMEACRRVVGLPIVVIATIFIIYAFFGKSMPGFLHHRGYALPRVASHLFYTTEGIIGLPLGTCATYIFLFILFGAFLEKTGIGAFFIDLANAIAGHAAGGPAKVAVLTSALQGTISGSSVSNTVSTGSFTIPLMKSLGYRPEFAAAVEAAASTGGQLMPPIMGAAAFLIADAVGEPYIVIAKAAIIPALLYFTGIWMMIDFEAKKIGLVGIPKEELPKIKPILKERGHLIIPLIVIIVLLGMDYSPIYAASRGIVACMIVPYLRKSTRVPISALGEAFVNGARNIIGVACACAVAGIIVGIVTLTGLGLKLGGGLLTAAGGNMYLTLFFTMVTSLILGMGVPTTANYLITSTIAAPVVMQLGVPILSAHLFAFYFGILADITPPVALAAYAGSAIARGNPFDTGVQATKLAIAAFLIPYIFVMNPALILVDTTAIEVVRIIATSLIGMYGIAGGVSGWVQTKTNPIVRILFIVGGLMLINPSVKTDAIGSILIVGLILFQKALAKKRAAA; encoded by the coding sequence TTGAAAAATAAACAAGAAGAAAAGAAAAATCTGACAGAACAAGCAATTTCCGATGAAATCAATCAAGAGGAATTGTTGATGATGTTGGATAAAGAATCTGCGTATCGTAGATTGACCGGTTTTTGGGATAAGTTTATTGTTGGAATTTTAATCTGTTTTACAAGTTTTCAAATTTATACTGCTGTGACAGGGACATTTCCCGCTCAATTACAGCGTATGATACATTTGGGATTTGTAATTTGTTTGGCCTATTTATTGTATCCTGCTACAAAAAAAGGAAGACGGGATAAAATTTTCATTTTAGATTATGTTTTTGCAGGAGTATTTTTTGGAATTGTAATGTATTATTTATTAAATTACAACGCTTTGATCAATCGCTCCGGAGCATATAATACAACAGATATTATTGTGGGGGCAATCGGAGTGGTATTGGTAATGGAAGCTTGTCGTAGAGTAGTAGGTCTTCCGATTGTTGTGATTGCAACAATATTTATTATCTATGCGTTTTTCGGAAAGTCCATGCCGGGATTCTTGCATCATAGAGGGTATGCATTACCTCGTGTTGCAAGTCACTTGTTCTATACAACGGAAGGAATTATCGGTTTGCCGCTGGGAACTTGTGCAACTTACATCTTCCTATTTATTTTGTTTGGAGCATTCTTGGAAAAAACGGGAATCGGAGCATTTTTTATTGATTTGGCAAATGCGATTGCAGGGCATGCCGCAGGTGGACCGGCAAAAGTAGCGGTATTGACATCGGCATTACAAGGAACCATTTCCGGATCTTCCGTTTCAAATACCGTATCGACGGGATCATTTACCATTCCTTTGATGAAGTCATTGGGATACAGACCTGAATTTGCAGCAGCAGTAGAAGCGGCAGCTTCTACAGGTGGTCAACTTATGCCACCGATTATGGGAGCAGCGGCATTTTTGATCGCAGATGCAGTCGGAGAACCGTATATTGTGATTGCAAAAGCGGCAATTATTCCTGCACTTCTTTATTTCACAGGAATCTGGATGATGATTGACTTTGAAGCGAAAAAAATCGGATTGGTCGGAATTCCGAAAGAAGAGTTACCGAAAATAAAACCGATATTGAAAGAACGAGGACATTTAATTATTCCTTTGATTGTCATTATCGTACTGTTAGGAATGGACTATTCTCCAATCTATGCTGCAAGCAGAGGGATTGTAGCTTGTATGATTGTACCGTATTTGAGAAAAAGTACCCGTGTTCCAATCTCTGCATTGGGAGAGGCATTTGTTAACGGGGCAAGAAATATTATCGGTGTTGCTTGTGCCTGTGCAGTTGCAGGTATCATTGTAGGAATCGTTACTTTGACCGGTTTGGGACTAAAACTTGGCGGGGGACTTCTTACTGCTGCAGGGGGAAATATGTATTTGACATTGTTCTTTACAATGGTTACTTCCTTAATCTTGGGAATGGGGGTACCTACAACAGCGAACTATTTGATTACATCTACCATTGCAGCGCCTGTTGTTATGCAATTGGGAGTACCGATACTTTCTGCTCACTTGTTTGCATTCTACTTTGGAATCTTGGCGGATATCACACCTCCGGTTGCTTTGGCAGCTTATGCAGGTTCTGCCATTGCCAGGGGAAATCCGTTCGATACAGGAGTGCAGGCCACAAAACTGGCAATTGCCGCATTCCTGATTCCGTATATCTTTGTGATGAATCCGGCGTTGATTTTGGTAGATACTACGGCAATAGAAGTAGTTCGTATTATTGCAACTTCCTTGATAGGAATGTATGGAATCGCCGGTGGAGTATCCGGTTGGGTACAAACAAAAACAAATCCTATTGTCCGAATCCTGTTTATCGTGGGTGG
- a CDS encoding DUF1850 domain-containing protein, translated as MISCSVRRRGTLLLLFTIALILFVPSKLSLVVQDKTGTYVSILPVESASYFEVSFRHSVNKGMIIERYEINLENKTFYLKTGWFQSYGAGMMDSVAEGVQMTEEGDFLRLDFPKNELHQVSYAAAGIANHKLSIGNNEVFLFQKNPYKTSIISLKRTNLFQRICTSFY; from the coding sequence ATGATAAGTTGTTCAGTAAGGAGAAGAGGAACTCTTCTCCTTCTGTTCACTATAGCCCTTATTTTATTCGTTCCGAGCAAGCTGAGTTTGGTTGTTCAGGATAAAACCGGGACCTATGTTTCTATTCTTCCGGTAGAAAGTGCTTCTTATTTTGAGGTAAGCTTTCGTCACTCTGTCAATAAGGGAATGATCATTGAACGGTATGAAATAAATTTGGAAAATAAAACATTTTATCTTAAAACGGGATGGTTTCAAAGTTATGGTGCAGGGATGATGGATTCTGTTGCAGAAGGGGTTCAAATGACGGAAGAAGGTGATTTTTTGAGATTGGATTTTCCGAAAAATGAGCTGCATCAAGTGTCTTATGCGGCAGCCGGAATTGCAAATCATAAATTGAGTATTGGGAACAATGAGGTTTTTTTATTTCAAAAAAACCCATACAAGACAAGTATCATATCTTTGAAAAGAACAAATTTGTTTCAAAGGATATGTACTTCTTTTTATTAG
- a CDS encoding TAXI family TRAP transporter solute-binding subunit gives MKHFVRKGLCFLTVGAMLFTMTACGGETTPESSDGDTKAATEGLTNDGNYVFASGGTSGTYYPLAGAIATLVNEKVSVNTTVQSTGASKENVMLISQDEADFAIIQNDVLDYAYNGTGLFQESGKVEGLATVASIYPEVIQVVVAADSGINTIADLKGKRVSIGDAGSGVEQNALQVLDAYGLTVDDISVNRLSFKESGSAFKDGQIDAFFVTAGIPNTAVTELAVTRALKLVDVSGAEADKLKEQYPFYTDVVIPKDVYKTENDITTLGVRALIVCRDDMSEEEVYNFTKAIYENLEPLGESYAKAKEFKLEEAVLGVTVPLHPGAQKYFDEKGVK, from the coding sequence ATGAAACATTTTGTAAGAAAAGGTCTGTGTTTTTTAACAGTGGGAGCAATGTTGTTCACAATGACAGCTTGTGGCGGAGAAACAACGCCTGAGTCATCCGATGGCGATACAAAAGCTGCAACAGAAGGACTTACCAATGATGGAAACTATGTATTTGCATCAGGTGGAACATCAGGAACTTATTATCCTTTAGCAGGAGCTATCGCAACTTTGGTAAATGAAAAGGTTTCTGTAAACACAACAGTACAATCTACAGGAGCATCTAAAGAAAATGTAATGCTAATTTCTCAAGATGAAGCTGATTTTGCAATTATTCAAAATGACGTATTGGATTATGCTTACAACGGAACAGGATTGTTCCAAGAAAGCGGAAAAGTAGAAGGACTTGCGACTGTAGCATCTATTTATCCTGAAGTAATCCAAGTAGTTGTAGCTGCAGATAGCGGAATCAATACGATTGCAGACTTAAAAGGAAAACGCGTTTCTATCGGGGATGCAGGTTCAGGAGTAGAACAAAATGCACTTCAAGTATTAGACGCATATGGATTAACAGTAGATGATATCTCTGTAAACCGTTTATCTTTCAAAGAAAGCGGGAGTGCTTTCAAAGACGGTCAAATTGACGCGTTCTTTGTAACAGCAGGTATTCCTAATACAGCAGTTACAGAACTTGCAGTAACAAGAGCTTTGAAATTAGTAGATGTTTCCGGAGCGGAAGCTGATAAATTAAAAGAACAATATCCTTTCTATACAGATGTTGTGATTCCGAAAGATGTTTATAAAACAGAAAATGATATTACTACATTGGGCGTAAGAGCTTTGATTGTATGTAGAGATGATATGAGCGAAGAAGAAGTTTATAACTTCACAAAAGCAATTTATGAAAACTTAGAGCCTCTTGGAGAATCTTATGCAAAAGCAAAAGAATTCAAATTGGAAGAAGCAGTGTTGGGAGTAACTGTTCCGTTACATCCGGGAGCACAAAAATACTTTGATGAAAAGGGAGTAAAATAA
- a CDS encoding DUF4300 family protein — MIAQKVLAQAGVSESRRQRFLNEVNFFQQSVDRKFLTNGFETGKPTETKYDPYKMQEQWDRKNKDFQGYNCRITACSLMGDFIEANPIKNLDTDEIIFDLNSLRQDGRVLEEKDYNTFQAVFAGVVNAEKTKDVPAHVNEIQQAWKDRGVKFLSNPNKISMISVVFHTQLTEDDSRLFVGHVGVLVPKEDGGLYFIEKVAFQEPYRMNVFQNRVELSDYLMEKYDVEVGQPTSIPFIMENDKLMEGYRPNPNK; from the coding sequence ATTATCGCTCAAAAAGTACTTGCTCAAGCCGGAGTATCTGAGAGCAGACGGCAAAGATTTTTGAATGAAGTGAATTTCTTTCAACAGAGTGTAGACAGAAAATTTTTGACCAACGGATTTGAAACAGGCAAACCGACAGAAACAAAGTATGATCCTTACAAGATGCAAGAGCAGTGGGATAGAAAAAACAAAGACTTCCAAGGATATAATTGTAGAATTACAGCATGCTCTTTGATGGGAGATTTTATTGAAGCAAATCCCATAAAAAACTTAGATACAGATGAGATTATATTTGATTTGAATTCGTTACGACAAGACGGACGTGTTTTGGAAGAAAAAGATTACAATACATTTCAGGCTGTATTTGCAGGAGTTGTCAATGCAGAAAAAACAAAAGATGTGCCAGCTCATGTGAATGAGATACAACAAGCATGGAAGGACAGAGGCGTGAAATTTTTATCCAATCCGAATAAAATCAGTATGATTTCCGTTGTGTTCCATACTCAATTAACGGAAGATGACAGCAGACTGTTTGTAGGACATGTCGGAGTTTTGGTTCCAAAGGAAGATGGAGGACTTTATTTCATCGAAAAAGTTGCATTTCAAGAACCTTATCGTATGAATGTGTTTCAAAACAGGGTAGAGTTAAGTGATTACTTGATGGAAAAATATGATGTAGAAGTAGGACAACCGACTTCCATTCCGTTTATTATGGAAAATGATAAGTTGATGGAAGGATATCGCCCAAATCCGAACAAGTAA
- a CDS encoding DUF6873 family GME fold protein, translated as MSYLTTAMHRDYFVDERFFSDSKSVAFLSKKGIRLHPISLDSRLYEGISGHSDIVGCPVFLTTVIEREVYDHHRFDLREFDITLGQSSLARDYPYDVRYNVAIFGKTAIHSKYIDSVIKELLTKEKVESIVVKQGYAKCSIVVVDEKSIITSDIGIYRACKEKLDVCLVSVWKDIFLWGMEYGLLGGTSLTRGREIYFTGDIRKHPDYWKMKNFADQKGVSLLSMSEGRLVDVGGFLPLYLKTKDNSM; from the coding sequence TTGAGTTATCTAACGACAGCAATGCATAGAGATTATTTTGTGGATGAACGTTTTTTTTCAGATTCAAAATCAGTTGCATTTTTATCAAAAAAAGGAATTCGTTTGCATCCGATATCATTAGACTCAAGATTATATGAGGGAATTTCAGGACATTCAGATATTGTCGGGTGTCCTGTTTTTTTGACTACAGTTATCGAACGAGAAGTCTATGATCACCATCGTTTTGATTTAAGAGAATTCGATATTACTTTAGGACAGAGTTCTCTGGCAAGAGACTATCCCTATGATGTGCGGTATAATGTTGCGATATTCGGAAAAACAGCGATTCATAGCAAATATATAGATTCTGTCATAAAAGAACTATTGACAAAGGAAAAAGTAGAATCGATTGTAGTAAAACAAGGATATGCCAAGTGCAGTATCGTTGTAGTAGATGAAAAAAGTATTATTACATCGGATATCGGTATTTATCGAGCTTGTAAAGAAAAATTAGATGTATGTTTGGTATCGGTGTGGAAAGATATCTTTTTGTGGGGAATGGAATATGGTTTGTTAGGAGGAACTTCCCTTACAAGAGGAAGAGAAATTTATTTTACCGGAGATATCCGCAAACATCCCGACTATTGGAAGATGAAAAACTTCGCGGATCAAAAAGGTGTCAGTCTCTTATCGATGAGTGAAGGCAGATTAGTTGATGTAGGAGGTTTTTTGCCTTTATATCTCAAAACGAAAGATAATTCCATGTAA
- the nusB gene encoding transcription antitermination factor NusB: MGRKTEREKAFKLLYEMGIKKEEEIEFLQPYLMREGLMEGYVKDVLTLYFSHRDDIMDKIQKSSKRWDVSRMIKLDLTILKLAVTEMMYYDDIPVAVAINEAVSLSKKYSGEDSYKFINGILKQITIDQKEEKVELSNDSNA; this comes from the coding sequence ATGGGCAGAAAAACGGAAAGAGAAAAAGCATTCAAATTACTATATGAGATGGGCATCAAAAAAGAAGAAGAGATAGAATTTTTGCAACCATATTTGATGAGAGAAGGGTTGATGGAAGGGTATGTGAAAGATGTTTTGACATTATACTTTTCTCATAGAGATGATATTATGGACAAAATTCAGAAATCTTCGAAACGATGGGATGTCTCCAGAATGATTAAGCTTGATTTGACCATTCTGAAATTAGCGGTTACAGAGATGATGTATTATGATGATATTCCTGTAGCTGTTGCAATTAATGAAGCAGTGTCTCTTTCGAAAAAATATTCCGGAGAAGATTCTTACAAATTTATTAATGGAATTTTGAAGCAAATTACAATAGACCAAAAGGAAGAAAAAGTTGAGTTATCTAACGACAGCAATGCATAG
- a CDS encoding Asp23/Gls24 family envelope stress response protein: protein MSVEEVVGMGGVKISDDVIATIASLAASEIEGVSKMTGSMAANLTEILGKKKFSKGVKVQLEEDTVEIDVFLSIVYGSIIQEVAEKVQENVKKAIESMTEFKVMTVNVHVQGVTQPEEEKQ from the coding sequence ATGAGCGTAGAAGAAGTAGTAGGAATGGGTGGAGTAAAAATTTCAGATGATGTAATTGCAACAATTGCATCATTGGCAGCGAGTGAAATAGAAGGCGTTTCTAAAATGACCGGTTCTATGGCAGCAAACTTAACAGAAATTTTAGGAAAGAAGAAATTTTCAAAAGGCGTGAAAGTACAGCTTGAAGAAGATACTGTGGAAATTGATGTGTTCTTAAGCATTGTGTATGGCAGCATTATTCAAGAAGTTGCAGAAAAAGTACAAGAGAACGTGAAGAAAGCCATCGAATCAATGACAGAGTTTAAGGTTATGACTGTAAATGTTCATGTACAGGGAGTAACACAGCCGGAAGAAGAAAAACAATAA
- the plsX gene encoding phosphate acyltransferase PlsX — MIRIGIDAMGGDNAPKEIVKGAILATKLNKELSLTLVGDEEKINCVLDEQKADRSHIEVVHATEVIEGDDQPVKAIRRKKDSSLVVMMNLLKEGKVDAVVSAGNTGALLAGGIFIAGRIEGVSRPAITGIYPSLNPTVILDIGANADVSPEHLVEFAKMGSIFAKIAFKKDDIKVGLINIGTEETKGNELVKKAYPLLKETQEISFYGNVEARDIPKGIVDVAVCDGFTGNTILKLTEGLAETIFAMMKEVVYSSTKAKMGALLMKDSLKGMKDSLNYEEVGGAVLLGVDGVVVKAHGSSNAKAFSNAILRAAEYHHSGLIAHIKEVIS, encoded by the coding sequence ATGATACGAATTGGAATTGATGCGATGGGTGGAGACAATGCCCCGAAAGAAATTGTAAAAGGAGCAATTCTTGCTACTAAATTAAACAAAGAACTTTCTCTTACCTTGGTCGGAGATGAGGAAAAGATAAATTGTGTATTAGATGAACAAAAGGCGGACAGGAGTCATATTGAAGTGGTACATGCTACCGAAGTAATTGAGGGTGATGACCAACCTGTGAAGGCAATTCGACGAAAGAAAGATTCTTCTTTGGTGGTTATGATGAACCTTTTGAAAGAAGGGAAAGTGGATGCTGTTGTTTCGGCAGGGAATACAGGTGCATTGCTTGCGGGAGGAATTTTTATCGCGGGTCGAATCGAAGGGGTATCTCGTCCTGCGATTACGGGAATCTATCCGTCTTTGAATCCTACTGTGATTTTGGATATTGGCGCAAATGCTGATGTTTCACCGGAACATTTGGTGGAGTTTGCGAAGATGGGGAGTATTTTTGCCAAAATTGCATTCAAAAAAGATGATATCAAAGTCGGCTTGATTAATATCGGAACAGAGGAAACAAAGGGAAACGAATTAGTGAAAAAAGCGTATCCTTTACTCAAAGAAACACAGGAAATTTCCTTTTACGGGAATGTTGAAGCAAGAGATATCCCGAAAGGAATTGTGGATGTGGCGGTATGTGACGGATTTACCGGAAATACCATTTTGAAACTGACGGAAGGGTTGGCTGAGACGATATTTGCAATGATGAAAGAAGTTGTTTATTCCAGCACAAAAGCAAAAATGGGTGCATTGTTGATGAAAGACAGTTTGAAAGGAATGAAAGACAGCTTGAATTACGAAGAAGTAGGAGGAGCGGTGTTACTCGGAGTAGATGGCGTAGTTGTGAAAGCGCACGGTTCTTCCAATGCAAAAGCATTTTCCAATGCTATCTTAAGAGCGGCTGAGTATCATCATTCAGGCTTGATTGCTCACATTAAAGAGGTTATATCGTAA
- a CDS encoding DUF1294 domain-containing protein — protein MENINGGIGYLFGMNLISFVLCGVDKWKAKMHKRRISENSLLLSCILGGSVGFIVGMKIFSHKTKHLKFMVGVPLVLLIQVIIGYFVYMKRFA, from the coding sequence GTGGAAAATATAAACGGGGGGATTGGGTATCTCTTCGGAATGAATTTGATTTCGTTTGTATTATGCGGAGTTGATAAATGGAAGGCGAAAATGCACAAGCGGCGCATTTCGGAGAACAGTCTGTTGCTTTCCTGTATTTTGGGCGGAAGTGTCGGTTTTATTGTGGGAATGAAAATATTTTCTCACAAGACAAAGCATTTGAAATTTATGGTAGGAGTTCCCCTTGTTTTGTTGATACAGGTAATCATCGGATATTTTGTTTACATGAAACGGTTTGCATAA
- a CDS encoding DNA recombination protein RmuC, producing the protein MENIRMVLDVVVIVLFLFYAIIQFVGKNKVKQSQSDMEDLLKEGLYQLERNQNIVASNIESKMYQSMTEASQLQQNYLSQISHSNQETVYQMMDRVDTKLELVRTTLDQKLHDVEVKNEANLEKIRMTVDEKLHETLEQRLGKSFQLVSERLEQVHRGLGEVNLLAEGVGDLKKVLTNVKLRGVMGEMQLEQILEQILSPTQYRKNIKLNPNTQDIVEFAICMPGKTASEEIYLPIDAKFPLETYFRLMDAYENSQKELIEKQGKELERVFRKNAKDICTKYIYTPVTTDFALMFVPFEGLYAELTKRPNLLEDLQKEYKVVVAGPSNTAALLNSLQMGFRTLAIERRSSEIWELLSVIKTEFYKFGAVLEKAQHKLNDAGSELDQLVGVRSRKLLRELDKITELQIQKGDEDEK; encoded by the coding sequence GTGGAGAATATTCGAATGGTACTTGATGTAGTTGTGATTGTTCTTTTTTTGTTCTATGCAATCATTCAATTTGTCGGCAAGAACAAAGTGAAACAGAGCCAATCTGACATGGAAGACTTGTTAAAGGAAGGATTGTATCAGTTAGAGCGAAATCAGAATATCGTGGCAAGCAACATAGAAAGTAAAATGTATCAATCCATGACAGAGGCATCTCAGTTGCAACAAAATTATCTTTCTCAAATTTCGCATAGCAATCAAGAAACGGTCTATCAAATGATGGATCGTGTGGATACGAAGTTGGAGTTGGTGAGAACCACTTTAGATCAGAAGTTACATGATGTTGAAGTAAAGAATGAAGCAAATTTAGAGAAGATTCGAATGACAGTTGATGAAAAATTACATGAAACCTTAGAACAGAGACTCGGCAAATCTTTTCAGTTAGTGAGTGAACGATTGGAACAGGTGCATCGCGGATTGGGAGAAGTCAATTTATTGGCAGAGGGAGTCGGAGATTTAAAAAAAGTGCTTACGAATGTAAAGTTGCGCGGAGTGATGGGAGAGATGCAACTGGAACAAATTTTGGAACAGATTTTGTCTCCGACACAGTATCGAAAAAATATAAAATTAAATCCCAATACACAAGATATCGTAGAATTTGCAATCTGTATGCCGGGCAAAACAGCGTCAGAAGAAATTTATTTACCGATAGATGCAAAATTTCCTTTGGAAACATATTTTCGTTTGATGGATGCCTATGAAAATTCACAGAAGGAATTGATAGAAAAACAAGGAAAAGAGTTGGAGAGAGTATTTCGAAAAAATGCAAAAGATATTTGCACAAAGTACATTTATACTCCGGTTACAACAGATTTTGCTCTGATGTTTGTACCGTTTGAAGGTTTGTATGCAGAGCTTACCAAACGCCCTAATCTTTTGGAAGATTTACAGAAGGAATACAAAGTTGTAGTTGCAGGTCCATCCAATACCGCTGCGCTCTTAAACAGCTTGCAAATGGGATTTCGTACACTCGCGATTGAGAGAAGATCATCGGAAATTTGGGAGCTTCTTTCTGTTATTAAAACGGAATTTTATAAATTCGGAGCCGTTTTAGAGAAAGCGCAACATAAGTTAAACGATGCAGGAAGTGAGTTGGATCAACTGGTTGGAGTAAGAAGTCGCAAATTGTTGAGAGAGTTGGACAAGATTACAGAGTTACAGATACAAAAGGGTGATGAAGATGAAAAATAA
- a CDS encoding aspartate dehydrogenase domain-containing protein encodes MKSVAIIGYGALGKILTSVVISRLAEDYTLVGIYDILLKQPNIEVNNKSVRVFESFEELLNTKVDIVVEIAGVGAVRELVIPLLQSGKHVVITSVGALADSELLAEITDTAKRTGCKVHVTSGAVGGFDILSTVSLMGNAVTAIESTKAPKSLNGAPYLEGKELPSDRRVIAFEGSAGDAIAGFPKNTNVAVATGIAGGGVDTVSVRVVSDPTAQGNTHRITIENDSARAVVEVTSKPDFKNPKSSVTAAWSVAGLLKNLVNPIQLF; translated from the coding sequence ATGAAATCAGTTGCTATCATCGGTTACGGTGCATTGGGGAAAATTTTGACTTCAGTTGTTATTAGCCGTTTAGCAGAAGACTATACTTTGGTGGGGATTTATGACATTCTGTTGAAACAACCGAACATTGAGGTGAACAACAAGAGTGTCAGAGTATTTGAAAGCTTTGAAGAACTTTTGAATACCAAGGTGGATATTGTTGTTGAAATTGCCGGTGTGGGAGCAGTTAGGGAACTTGTGATACCGCTGTTACAATCAGGAAAACATGTGGTAATCACTTCAGTAGGTGCGTTGGCGGATTCAGAATTGCTTGCCGAAATAACAGACACAGCCAAAAGGACAGGTTGCAAGGTACATGTGACTTCCGGTGCAGTCGGTGGATTTGATATTTTATCGACAGTTTCTTTGATGGGAAATGCCGTTACAGCCATTGAAAGTACAAAGGCGCCGAAGAGTCTGAATGGAGCACCTTATTTGGAAGGAAAAGAGTTGCCTTCAGATAGGCGGGTCATTGCCTTTGAAGGAAGTGCGGGAGATGCAATTGCAGGATTTCCAAAGAATACCAATGTTGCTGTAGCAACAGGTATCGCCGGTGGGGGTGTGGATACTGTAAGCGTACGTGTGGTGAGTGATCCGACAGCTCAAGGGAACACCCATCGCATCACGATAGAAAATGACAGCGCAAGGGCAGTCGTAGAGGTTACATCAAAACCTGATTTCAAAAATCCGAAATCCAGTGTTACTGCAGCTTGGAGTGTGGCAGGATTGTTGAAAAACTTGGTGAATCCGATTCAGTTATTTTAA
- the nadC gene encoding carboxylating nicotinate-nucleotide diphosphorylase yields the protein MKKPLLNFLMIDDLLRAAIREDVNGEDVSTQAVSERGTTCQVDLICKEDGVLAGIPVFMRVFELLDSKVSFDFSVEDGASVKKGQILGSVIGSVETLLTGERVALNYLQRMSGIATYTRKMVDALGDDRTKIVDTRKTTPLMRPFEKYAVRIGGGENHRYNLSDGVLLKDNHIGMAGSVTAAVTQARRYAPFVRKIEVEVETMEMVQEAVDARADIIMLDNMTIEEIREAIAYINGRAMVELSGNISMNNIHEYRGLGADVISSGALTHSAPVLDFSLKGLRKI from the coding sequence ATGAAAAAACCGTTACTGAATTTTTTGATGATAGATGATTTATTGCGTGCAGCAATTCGAGAAGATGTAAATGGTGAGGATGTGTCCACTCAGGCGGTTTCTGAGAGAGGAACAACATGTCAGGTAGATTTGATTTGTAAGGAAGACGGTGTTTTGGCGGGGATTCCTGTGTTTATGCGTGTGTTTGAACTGTTGGATTCGAAAGTCAGTTTTGATTTTTCTGTAGAAGATGGTGCTTCTGTAAAAAAAGGACAAATATTAGGCAGTGTCATCGGTTCGGTTGAAACTCTTTTGACAGGTGAGCGTGTGGCGTTGAATTATTTGCAAAGAATGAGCGGAATTGCTACCTATACGAGAAAAATGGTGGATGCCTTGGGAGATGATAGGACGAAGATTGTAGATACAAGAAAGACAACACCGTTGATGCGTCCCTTTGAAAAATATGCGGTGCGCATTGGTGGAGGTGAAAACCATCGTTATAATTTATCGGACGGAGTGTTGCTGAAAGACAACCATATCGGCATGGCAGGTTCTGTGACAGCAGCAGTGACGCAAGCTCGTAGGTATGCACCTTTTGTTCGAAAGATAGAGGTAGAGGTCGAAACGATGGAGATGGTTCAAGAGGCGGTAGATGCAAGGGCAGATATTATTATGCTGGACAATATGACAATAGAGGAGATAAGAGAGGCGATTGCTTATATCAACGGACGAGCAATGGTTGAGCTTTCCGGTAATATCAGCATGAACAATATTCATGAATATCGCGGTTTGGGTGCAGATGTGATTTCAAGCGGAGCATTGACACATTCCGCACCGGTGTTAGATTTTTCGTTAAAAGGATTGAGAAAGATTTAG